The window ATAATAAATGAATTTGGGAATAAAGTTTGGATGAGTGGAATCCAACTTTATGTAATGATATTTTTAGTTTTAATAACAATGGGAATAACTCATTTTTTACCAAAATTTACAAAGGCAATACCTTCTTCTTTAATAGCAATTGGAGTAACAACGGTGTTAGCAATCATTGCTACAAATAATGGAATACATATGCCAAATGTAAAGGATTTTGCCGGCGGAAGTTTAGATGGAGGCTTTCCTAAATTTCATTTACCTAATATTCCTTTTAAATTGGAAACATTAAAAATTATTTTACCATTCTCAATTGTAGCCACTTTAGTTGGATTAATTGAATCTCTTTTAACATTATCACTTATAGATGAATTAACAGATACAAGAGGTCAAGCAAATAAAGAGTGTATAGGACAGGGTATTGGAAATTTAATAAATGGTTTTTTTGGCGGAACTGGTGGTTGTGCAATGATTGGTCAATCTATGATAAATATAACTTCTGGAGGAAGAGGTAGAATATCAGGAATAGCTATGGGAATTTCTTTATTACTGTTTATTCTTTTAGGTTCAAAAGTAATAGAAATAATACCATTAGCTGCTTTAGTAGGAGTAATGTTTATTGTTGTGATGGAAACTTTTGCTTGGGAAACTTTAAAATTTAGAAAAAGAGTTCCTAAAAAAGATATTTTAATTATTTTAATAGTGACCTTAATAACAATTTTTGAAGATTTAGCCATGGCAGTTGTAGTCGGAGTTATTTTATCTGCCCTTAATTTTGCCTGGGAAAAAGGGAAAAAAATAAATGGGATAATTGAAGAAACTCCTGAAGAAAAAGTATATATATTAGAGGGGCCTTTATTCTTTGGATCAGTAACAAGTTTTAAAGATTTATTTCATCCAAAAGATGATCCTGAAAATATTATTATTGATTTTAAAAATTCAAAAATTATGGACCATTCAGCTATAGAAGCAGTTAATTCAATAACTGAAAAATATAAAAGAAATGGAAAAAATTTAAAGTTAAAACATTTAAGTGAAGATTGTAAAACTTTATTAATAAATGCCCAAGAATTAATAAAGGTTAATATAATTGAAGATCCAATATATTTTGTTGGAGATGATTTATTAGATTAAGAAAAGAGAGCATAATCCATTAGTGATATGCTCTCTTTTTGTATATGTTAATTTTTTTCAAATAATAAGAATGATTTTTCCCCTGTGTAATCACAAGAAAAACCTAAGATTATTCCTAAAATTAATCCAATTGATACCATTTTCCAATCTCCATTACTTGCAAAAGTGGAAAAACCTCCAATAAAGGTTCCCGGAATAAAGGCAAATAATTTACACTGTCCTTGTATACACATAAAAAATGTTACAACTCCTGTAATTATAGCAAATATATATTCTTGATTAAAATGTTTGGATAAAGCAATTACAATTACCGCCCAAAAAACTCCACTTAATGTGGAAAATAACGCTTTTTTAACCCCTCCATTATTTATTCCACCTGCGGCAAAAAATGCAGTACAACCTGCAAATCCCATCCATACAGGAATATGGGTTTTAATTCCAATCCAAAACCATAAACCGCAAAGAATACCAGTTGTAAGAGATAAAAAAAATAATTTTTTCATAAAGATCCTCCATTAGATATGTTTGTGAAGTTATTAATATTGTATATAAAATTGTTCTTTTAAACAAAAAAATCATAATTTTTTTATATTAAAAAAAATTGTAGCATGATTAAAAAAAAAAGTAAACAAAATTATATCTTAAAAATCAGAATGAAATATTAAAATACACGAAACATATAATTTGATACACAAAATATATATAATAAGTTATTTTTTTAAAATAATATATAAAAAAATATAATTTGACATACAAAATATTAGATAATATTATTTATTTGAAAGATATGGGAGGAAATATTATGAAAAAACAATTATTATTATTTAGTATTTTGGCATGTTCAAGTGTATATGGAGAAAATATCGGAAATATAAACTTGGAAGAATCTAATATAGTTTCGAGAGGTGATTTTCAAAATGGAACAACAATTGTACAAAATAAAAATACAATTGTAATTACTCAAGAAAAAATCCAAGAAAAGAAATATAAAAATGTTGAAGAAGTTTTACAAGATGCACCAGGAATAATAATTCAAAATACTCCTTTTGGACCGAGGGTTGATATGAGAGGGAGTGGAGAAAAATCTTTAAGTAGAGTGAAAGTTTTAATTGATGGAGTGTCTATTAATCCTACAGAATCAGCAATGGCAAGTTTACCAATAAATTCAATACCAGTTGAGTCTATAAGGAAAATAGAAATTATTCCAGGAGGAGGAGCTACACTTTATGGAAGTGGTACAGTTGGAGGAGTTGTAAATATTTCTACAAATTCCAATGCAACGAAAAATAATTTCCTTATGGATTTAAATGGTGGTTCTTTTGATAATAGAAGTATGGGGCTTGCAGGGGGATATAATATTAACAAAGATTTATATGTAAGCTATGGTTTTAAATACTTAAATAGTGAGGGATATAGAGAATTAGAACAAAAGGACAATAAAATATTCCAAGGGGGATTTGATTATAAAATAAATAAGAAAAATAGAATTAGGTTACAAGGAAGAATGGGTGATGAAACTAACAATGGTACGACAGAAGTTACTAAAAAAATATTGGAGTTAAATAGAAAAGCTCCTGGAAAAGATTTAGATGTAAAAACAAAATCAAATAATTATACTTTAGATTATGAGTATAGACCGATTGATAAATTAACCTTGACTTCAACGATATTTAGACAGAATCAAAATAGAGATTTAAATACAGAAAGTTTAGATGATGTAACTATTGAATTAACTAATGCTTTAGAAAAAGAAAAAGTAACTTCAAGTCAACAATTTTCTTTTTATGATGTTAAATCAAAAATGAAAGCTAAATTTAAAGAGAAAAAAGATGGAATGAAACTAAGAGGAAAATATGAATATAAAGATGGAGAAATTCTAATAGGATATGATTATACAGAAGCTAAAATCAATAGAAATTCAACTGTTAAATCTCATACTATAAAATCATATTATGATGGGAATACTCATATGACTTTAAACCAGAAAGAAATTTCTGGAATAACAAATCAAGTTAAAATTGATTTAAGTAAAAAATCTCATGGAATTTATATTTTTAATAAATATGATTTAACTGACAAGTGGAATATTACTACTGGAATTAGAGGAGAATTTACGGAATATACTGGTAGTCGTAAAAATGGCCCTAATACAATGCCTATGGTAAAACCTAAAACTCAGAATATTGAAACAGATAGAACAATGGAAAACTATGCTGGAGAAATAGGAGCTATGTATAAATATAGAGATTCGGGAAATATTTATGCAAGATATGAAAGGGGATTTGTAACTCCTTTTCCTTCTCAGTTAACAGATAAAATACAAGATCCCCAGCTTGAGACAACAAAACATAAT of the Cetobacterium ceti genome contains:
- a CDS encoding TonB-dependent receptor, whose product is MKKQLLLFSILACSSVYGENIGNINLEESNIVSRGDFQNGTTIVQNKNTIVITQEKIQEKKYKNVEEVLQDAPGIIIQNTPFGPRVDMRGSGEKSLSRVKVLIDGVSINPTESAMASLPINSIPVESIRKIEIIPGGGATLYGSGTVGGVVNISTNSNATKNNFLMDLNGGSFDNRSMGLAGGYNINKDLYVSYGFKYLNSEGYRELEQKDNKIFQGGFDYKINKKNRIRLQGRMGDETNNGTTEVTKKILELNRKAPGKDLDVKTKSNNYTLDYEYRPIDKLTLTSTIFRQNQNRDLNTESLDDVTIELTNALEKEKVTSSQQFSFYDVKSKMKAKFKEKKDGMKLRGKYEYKDGEILIGYDYTEAKINRNSTVKSHTIKSYYDGNTHMTLNQKEISGITNQVKIDLSKKSHGIYIFNKYDLTDKWNITTGIRGEFTEYTGSRKNGPNTMPMVKPKTQNIETDRTMENYAGEIGAMYKYRDSGNIYARYERGFVTPFPSQLTDKIQDPQLETTKHNNDPNAFMSAPYVNVASIYVDNNLKAETTDTIELGIRDYINDSYVSLAFFVTDTTDEIVLLQSGVTNPAIKRWQYKNIGKTRRMGIEAEADQTFGKLGFNQSITLIDAKTLKGNDKAQIKKGDTIPLVPKAKITLGAKYKFTEKLTLSGSYVYISSKEAREMTGTDKTMKFKIGGYGVTDVAITYKLDEYSSIKAGIKNLTSTKYNLRETSIEAVPAPERNYYLGLSVKF
- a CDS encoding DUF1097 domain-containing protein; this encodes MKKLFFLSLTTGILCGLWFWIGIKTHIPVWMGFAGCTAFFAAGGINNGGVKKALFSTLSGVFWAVIVIALSKHFNQEYIFAIITGVVTFFMCIQGQCKLFAFIPGTFIGGFSTFASNGDWKMVSIGLILGIILGFSCDYTGEKSFLLFEKN
- a CDS encoding SulP family inorganic anion transporter: IINEFGNKVWMSGIQLYVMIFLVLITMGITHFLPKFTKAIPSSLIAIGVTTVLAIIATNNGIHMPNVKDFAGGSLDGGFPKFHLPNIPFKLETLKIILPFSIVATLVGLIESLLTLSLIDELTDTRGQANKECIGQGIGNLINGFFGGTGGCAMIGQSMINITSGGRGRISGIAMGISLLLFILLGSKVIEIIPLAALVGVMFIVVMETFAWETLKFRKRVPKKDILIILIVTLITIFEDLAMAVVVGVILSALNFAWEKGKKINGIIEETPEEKVYILEGPLFFGSVTSFKDLFHPKDDPENIIIDFKNSKIMDHSAIEAVNSITEKYKRNGKNLKLKHLSEDCKTLLINAQELIKVNIIEDPIYFVGDDLLD